From the genome of Miscanthus floridulus cultivar M001 chromosome 10, ASM1932011v1, whole genome shotgun sequence, one region includes:
- the LOC136486938 gene encoding putative serpin-Z5 — MAAAATDAATATRDGQTALALRLAKHLAPPAPGAEDSAAAAIATNKNVAFSPVSLHAALALTAAGAHGATLAQLLAFLGAPSAEELADFGRRVADRVLADRSGAGGPRVLFGGGVWVDASRGGLTDAFRDVAAEAYKSEARTVSFTEEPEAAVKMINSWVKKATDNLIESIISTGDINADTDLVLANAVYFKGDWMEPFQPCGTSTFHLLDGRHTKAEFMSMSYYTLRQVACMDGFKVLKIPYKEAKPDGGCTKPEDEPSVWPHASKASRYSMFVFLPDTRDGMATMVDVVTASPAFMYSILAQMKLRWVNLKLPKFKITFNRGNLKETLCQLGLTLPFSPEAADLRGMCDGDEGDGKTRQQALFLSKVAHMAVVNVNEKGTEAGAVAFKLRGGGGPPDIVEFTADHPFTFFIMEERSGVIVFVGHVLDPTK; from the exons atggccgccgccgccaccgacgcCGCAACCGCAACCCGGGACGGGCAGACGGCCCTGGCGCTCCGCCTCGCCAAGCACCTGGCGCCCCCGGCTCCTGGCGCTGAGGACTCCGCCGCCGCAGCCATCGCCACCAACAAGAACGTCGCGTTCTCGCCGGTGTCCTTGCACGCGGCGCTGGCGCTGACGGCCGCGGGCGCGCACGGCGCCACGCTGGCGCAGCTGCTCGCCTTCCTCGGCGCGCCATCGGCCGAGGAGCTCGCCGACTTCGGCCGCCGCGTCGCGGACCGCGTCCTTGCCGACCGCTCCGGCGCCGGCGGGCCTCGCGTGCTCTTCGGCGGAGGCGTCTGGGTTGATGCCTCCCGCGGCGGGCTCACGGACGCGTTCCGCGACGTCGCCGCCGAGGCCTACAAGTCGGAGGCGAGAACCGTCAGCTTCACCGAGGAG CCCGAGGCCGCTGTGAAGATGATCAACTCATGGGTGAAGAAGGCGACGGACAACCTCATCGAGTCCATCATCTCCACCGGCGACATCAACGCCGACACCGACCTCGTGCTCGCCAACGCCGTCTACTTCAAGGGCGATTGGATGGAGCCGTTTCAACCCTGCGGCACGTCCACGTTCCACCTCCTCGATGGCCGCCACACCAAGGCAGAATTCATGTCCATGTCCTACTACACCCTGCGGCAAGTCGCCTGCATGGACGGCTTCAAGGTGCTCAAGATCCCCTATAAGGAGGCCAAGCCGGATGGTGGCTGTACCAAACCTGAGGATGAGCCGTCGGTGTGGCCACACGCCTCCAAAGCGAGTCGGTACTCCATGTTCGTCTTCCTCCCGGACACGCGTGACGGCATGGCGACCATGGTGGACGTGGTCACCGCGTCGCCAGCGTTCATGTACAGCATCTTGGCCCAGATGAAGTTGCGGTGGGTGAACCTGAAGCTGCCCAAGTTCAAGATAACATTCAACCGGGGGAACCTCAAGGAGACTCTCTGCCAGCTGGGTCTGACGCTGCCGTTCTCGCCGGAGGCCGCCGACCTACGGGGCATGTGCGACGGTGACGAAGGTGACGGCAAGACACGGCAGCAGGCACTGTTCCTGAGCAAGGTTGCGCACATGGCGGTGGTTAATGTGAACGAGAAGGGAACTGAGGCTGGAGCGGTGGCATTCAAACTACGTGGTGGGGGCGGACCGCCTGACATCGTCGAGTTCACCGCCGACCATCCATTCACCTTCTTCATCATGGAGGAGCGGTCTGGGGTGATTGTGTTCGTGGGACACGTTCTTGACCCTACCAAGtga